Proteins from one Gibbsiella quercinecans genomic window:
- the kdsA gene encoding 3-deoxy-8-phosphooctulonate synthase → MKQKVVSIGDINVANDLPFVLFGGMNVLESRDLAMRICEHYVTVTQKLGIPYVFKASFDKANRSSIHSYRGPGLEEGMRIFEEIKKAFGVKVITDVHEPAQAQPVAEVVDVIQLPAFLARQTDLVEAMAKTGAVINVKKPQFVSPGQMGNIVEKFKEGGNDQIILCDRGSNFGYDNLVVDMLGINVMKNVSGGHPVIFDVTHALQTRDPFGAASGGRRAQVAELARAGMAVGLAGLFIEAHPEPNSAKCDGPSALPLDKLEPFLVQMKAIDDLVKSFPELDTSN, encoded by the coding sequence ATGAAACAGAAAGTGGTTAGCATTGGTGACATCAACGTAGCGAACGATTTGCCGTTTGTACTGTTTGGCGGTATGAATGTGCTGGAATCGCGCGATTTGGCGATGCGCATCTGCGAACACTATGTCACCGTAACGCAAAAACTGGGTATTCCATACGTTTTCAAAGCCTCGTTTGACAAGGCCAACCGCTCTTCCATCCACTCCTACCGCGGCCCGGGGCTGGAAGAGGGGATGCGTATTTTTGAAGAGATCAAAAAGGCCTTTGGCGTGAAAGTGATCACCGACGTCCATGAACCGGCTCAGGCGCAGCCAGTGGCCGAAGTGGTGGATGTGATCCAACTGCCGGCATTTTTGGCGCGGCAGACCGATCTGGTTGAAGCGATGGCGAAAACCGGCGCGGTGATCAACGTGAAAAAACCGCAGTTCGTCAGCCCAGGGCAAATGGGCAATATCGTTGAGAAATTCAAGGAAGGCGGTAACGATCAAATCATCCTGTGCGATCGCGGCAGCAACTTTGGCTATGACAACCTGGTTGTCGACATGCTGGGCATTAACGTGATGAAAAATGTCAGCGGTGGCCACCCGGTGATTTTCGACGTGACTCACGCCCTGCAAACGCGCGATCCGTTCGGTGCTGCCTCTGGCGGCCGCCGCGCGCAGGTGGCTGAACTGGCCCGTGCCGGGATGGCGGTTGGCCTGGCGGGGCTGTTTATCGAAGCACATCCGGAGCCGAACAGCGCCAAATGTGATGGCCCATCGGCACTGCCGCTGGACAAACTGGAGCCGTTCCTGGTGCAAATGAAAGCGATTGATGACCTAGTGAAGAGTTTCCCAGAGTTGGATACCAGCAACTAA
- the sirB1 gene encoding invasion regulator SirB1 — translation MSSIADFEFNASPLSDGVILVSQAIRQDFPTAEVQRRLQQLVEEARVAIPEHLSQEQQMDALIALFYKTWGFGGASGVYRLSDAIWLDKVLEARQGTPVSLGTIFLHIAHQLDLPLMPVIFPTQLIMRADWLDDEMWLINPLNGETLSEHTLEVWIKGNLGLGAELEDDDLDESENIMVVRKMLDTLKAALMEEKQMEMALRASQTVLCFDPDDPYEIRDRGLIFAQLDCNHAAISDLNYFVEQCPEDPVSEVIKVQIHAIEPKQVTLH, via the coding sequence ATGAGTAGCATCGCTGATTTTGAATTTAACGCTTCACCGTTGAGTGATGGCGTCATCCTGGTTTCGCAAGCCATACGGCAGGATTTCCCCACCGCGGAAGTGCAGCGCAGGCTACAGCAACTGGTGGAAGAGGCGCGTGTGGCGATCCCGGAACACCTGAGCCAGGAACAGCAGATGGATGCGCTGATTGCACTGTTCTATAAAACATGGGGTTTCGGTGGGGCCAGCGGCGTGTATCGTTTGTCCGATGCCATCTGGCTCGATAAGGTGCTTGAAGCCCGGCAGGGCACACCGGTATCGCTGGGGACGATTTTCCTGCACATTGCCCACCAGCTTGATTTGCCGCTGATGCCGGTGATTTTCCCCACTCAACTGATCATGCGCGCCGATTGGCTGGATGACGAAATGTGGCTGATCAACCCGTTGAACGGTGAAACGCTCAGCGAGCATACGCTCGAAGTGTGGATCAAGGGCAATCTGGGGTTGGGCGCGGAGCTTGAAGACGACGATCTGGACGAATCCGAGAATATTATGGTGGTGCGCAAGATGCTTGATACGCTGAAAGCGGCCCTGATGGAAGAAAAACAGATGGAAATGGCGCTGCGCGCCAGCCAAACGGTGCTGTGTTTTGATCCGGACGATCCCTACGAAATCCGCGATCGCGGCCTGATTTTTGCCCAGTTGGATTGCAACCACGCCGCCATTTCCGATCTTAACTATTTTGTTGAACAGTGCCCGGAAGATCCGGTCAGCGAAGTGATCAAAGTGCAAATCCACGCGATTGAGCCGAAACAGGTTACTTTGCACTGA
- a CDS encoding SirB2 family protein, whose amino-acid sequence MTAYMVLKHLHLLTVAISITLFVLRFVWQWRGSAMSSKRWVKIAPHINDTVLFISGISLVITFKFYPLLGMDSWLTEKLFGVIIYILLGYIALGRRTKSQNVRTVAFILALGCLYLIIKLATTKIPFLMGYL is encoded by the coding sequence ATGACTGCATACATGGTATTGAAACATCTCCATTTGCTCACGGTGGCGATCAGCATCACCCTGTTCGTGTTGCGTTTTGTCTGGCAGTGGCGTGGCTCGGCGATGAGCAGCAAGCGCTGGGTAAAGATTGCGCCGCATATTAATGATACCGTGCTGTTTATCAGCGGTATCTCACTGGTGATCACGTTTAAATTTTATCCGCTGTTAGGCATGGACTCATGGCTGACCGAGAAGCTGTTTGGCGTTATTATCTATATCTTGCTTGGTTATATCGCGTTAGGCAGAAGAACAAAGAGCCAGAATGTGCGCACCGTGGCATTTATACTGGCCCTGGGCTGTTTGTACCTTATTATTAAACTGGCCACGACGAAGATACCGTTTCTGATGGGATACCTATGA
- the prmC gene encoding peptide chain release factor N(5)-glutamine methyltransferase produces the protein MDYQSWLRAAAARLAQSGSAKRDAEILLGFVTGRARTFLFAFGETLLTAQQLEQLETLLARRERGEPVAYLVGEREFWSLPLSVSPATLIPRPDTECLVELALACLPSSPCPLLDLGTGTGAIALALACERKDCAITGVDLQPAAVALAQHNARKLAIANATFLQGSWFAPVSGQRFALIASNPPYIDAADPHLAQGDVRFEPSSALVAPEQGLADLAAIVRQAPGYLLPQGWLLLEHGWQQGEPVRELLLAAGFGAVATHRDYGGNERVTLGQWAGSGK, from the coding sequence ATGGATTATCAGTCCTGGCTGCGGGCGGCGGCGGCCCGGCTGGCGCAAAGCGGCAGCGCTAAGCGTGATGCGGAAATTCTGCTGGGCTTTGTGACCGGCCGCGCCAGAACCTTCCTGTTTGCCTTTGGCGAAACGTTATTAACGGCGCAACAGCTTGAACAGTTGGAAACGCTGCTGGCGCGGCGCGAGCGCGGCGAGCCGGTGGCCTATCTGGTTGGCGAACGCGAGTTCTGGTCGTTGCCGCTGTCTGTTTCACCCGCCACCCTGATCCCGCGCCCGGATACCGAATGCCTGGTTGAGTTGGCGCTGGCGTGCTTGCCATCATCCCCTTGCCCTCTGCTCGATCTGGGCACCGGCACTGGCGCAATTGCGCTGGCGTTAGCCTGCGAGCGCAAAGACTGTGCGATTACCGGCGTTGATCTGCAACCCGCTGCGGTGGCGCTGGCCCAGCATAATGCGCGTAAATTGGCGATCGCGAACGCCACTTTCCTGCAGGGCAGTTGGTTTGCTCCGGTCAGCGGCCAGCGTTTTGCGCTGATCGCCAGCAACCCTCCGTATATTGATGCGGCCGATCCGCACCTGGCACAGGGCGATGTGCGCTTTGAGCCCAGCAGCGCGCTGGTGGCGCCGGAGCAGGGGCTGGCCGATCTGGCCGCCATCGTGCGCCAGGCCCCAGGCTACCTGTTGCCGCAGGGCTGGCTTTTGCTGGAGCACGGTTGGCAGCAGGGGGAGCCGGTGCGTGAACTGTTGCTGGCCGCGGGTTTTGGCGCAGTGGCTACCCATCGGGACTATGGCGGCAATGAACGCGTCACGTTAGGCCAGTGGGCCGGCAGCGGGAAATAA
- the prfA gene encoding peptide chain release factor 1, with protein sequence MKPSIVAKLEALQERHEEVQALLGDAGVIADQERFRALSREYAQLTDVSRCFLEWRQVQDDLATAEMMLDDLEMREMAQEELKQAKAASETLEQELQVLLLPKDPDDERGCFLEVRAGTGGDEAALFAGDLFRMYSRYAEARRWRVEIMSASEGEHGGYKEVIAKVSGDGVYGQLKFESGGHRVQRVPETESQGRIHTSACTVAVMPEVPEAELPEINPGDLKIDTFRSSGAGGQHVNTTDSAIRITHLPTGIVVECQDERSQHKNKAKAMSVLGARIRAAEMAKRHQEEASTRRNLLGSGDRSDRNRTYNFPQGRVTDHRINLTLYRLDEVMEGKLDMLIQPIVQEYQADQLAALAAEPE encoded by the coding sequence ATGAAGCCTTCTATTGTTGCCAAACTGGAAGCGTTACAAGAACGCCATGAAGAAGTTCAGGCTTTGCTTGGCGATGCCGGCGTGATCGCCGATCAGGAACGTTTTCGCGCGCTGTCGCGTGAGTATGCGCAACTGACCGATGTGAGCCGCTGTTTCCTTGAATGGCGCCAGGTTCAGGACGATCTGGCAACGGCCGAAATGATGCTGGACGATCTGGAAATGCGCGAGATGGCGCAGGAAGAACTTAAGCAGGCCAAAGCGGCCAGCGAAACGCTGGAGCAAGAGCTGCAAGTGCTGCTGCTGCCGAAGGATCCCGATGATGAGCGCGGTTGCTTCCTGGAAGTGCGCGCCGGCACCGGCGGCGATGAGGCCGCGTTGTTTGCCGGCGATCTGTTCCGCATGTACAGCCGCTATGCGGAAGCGCGCCGCTGGCGGGTGGAGATCATGAGCGCCAGCGAAGGCGAACACGGCGGTTATAAAGAAGTGATCGCCAAAGTCTCCGGCGACGGGGTGTACGGCCAACTGAAGTTTGAATCCGGCGGCCACCGCGTGCAGCGTGTGCCGGAAACGGAATCGCAGGGCCGTATCCACACCTCTGCCTGCACGGTTGCGGTGATGCCGGAAGTGCCGGAAGCCGAATTGCCGGAAATCAACCCGGGTGATTTGAAGATCGACACCTTCCGTTCCTCGGGCGCGGGCGGCCAGCACGTTAACACCACCGATTCTGCGATCCGCATTACCCACTTGCCGACCGGTATTGTCGTCGAGTGTCAGGACGAGCGTTCGCAGCACAAGAACAAAGCCAAAGCGATGTCGGTGCTGGGTGCGCGCATCCGTGCGGCGGAAATGGCCAAGCGCCATCAAGAAGAGGCGTCGACCCGCCGCAACCTGCTGGGCAGCGGCGATCGTTCCGATCGCAACCGCACCTATAACTTCCCGCAGGGGCGGGTCACCGATCACCGCATCAACCTCACGCTTTACCGCCTTGATGAGGTGATGGAAGGCAAGCTCGATATGCTGATCCAGCCGATTGTGCAGGAATACCAGGCCGATCAGCTTGCTGCGCTCGCCGCCGAGCCCGAATAA
- the hemA gene encoding glutamyl-tRNA reductase, translating to MSLLALGINHKTAPVSLRERVAFSSESIEKALNSLLQQPLVQGGVVLSTCNRTELYLSVEQQEHIHEQLVAWLCEYHQLRPEDVRKSLYWHHGNDAVSHLMRVASGLDSLVLGEPQILGQVKKAFADSQRGQSLSGELERLFQKSFSVAKRIRTETEIGASAVSVAFAACTLARQIFESLAELNVLLVGAGETIELVARHLREHKVQHMIIANRTRERAQQLAEEVGGEVITLPEIDERLADADIVISSTASPLPIIGKGMVERALKARRNQPMLLVDIAVPRDIEPEAGKLANAYLYSVDDLQAIIQNNLAQRKAAAVQAETIVQQESSNFMAWLRSQGAVETIRDYRSQADHIRTEMEAKALAAIAQGASVEQVIHELAYKLTNRLIHAPTKSLQQAAIDGDVERLQILRDSLGLDQH from the coding sequence ATGAGCCTGCTCGCGTTAGGTATTAATCACAAGACCGCTCCGGTTTCTCTACGAGAACGTGTTGCCTTCTCCTCAGAGTCAATCGAAAAAGCGCTAAATAGCCTGCTCCAACAGCCGTTGGTGCAGGGCGGTGTTGTGTTGTCTACCTGTAACCGCACGGAGCTCTACCTTAGCGTTGAGCAACAGGAACATATCCACGAGCAACTGGTGGCCTGGCTGTGCGAATATCATCAGTTGCGCCCGGAAGACGTGCGTAAAAGCCTGTACTGGCACCACGGCAATGACGCCGTCAGCCATTTGATGCGCGTCGCCAGCGGCCTGGACTCTCTGGTGCTGGGCGAACCTCAAATTCTTGGCCAGGTGAAAAAAGCCTTCGCCGATTCCCAACGCGGGCAGTCGCTTTCCGGTGAGCTGGAGCGGCTGTTTCAAAAATCGTTTTCTGTCGCCAAACGCATACGCACCGAAACCGAGATCGGCGCCAGCGCGGTGTCGGTGGCCTTTGCGGCCTGCACCCTGGCACGGCAGATCTTCGAATCCCTGGCCGAGTTGAACGTCTTGCTGGTCGGCGCGGGTGAAACCATCGAACTGGTGGCGCGCCACCTGCGGGAGCATAAAGTTCAGCATATGATTATTGCCAACCGTACCCGTGAACGGGCGCAGCAGCTGGCGGAAGAGGTGGGCGGCGAAGTGATCACGCTGCCGGAAATCGACGAACGCCTGGCCGATGCGGATATTGTCATCAGTTCCACCGCCAGCCCGCTGCCGATTATCGGCAAGGGCATGGTGGAGCGGGCGCTGAAAGCGCGCCGCAACCAGCCGATGCTGCTGGTGGATATCGCCGTGCCGCGCGACATCGAACCGGAAGCCGGCAAGCTGGCCAACGCCTACCTCTACAGCGTTGACGATCTGCAGGCCATTATTCAGAACAACCTGGCGCAGCGCAAAGCCGCCGCGGTGCAGGCTGAAACCATCGTTCAGCAGGAAAGCTCCAACTTTATGGCTTGGCTGCGCTCGCAAGGCGCGGTGGAGACCATCCGTGACTACCGTTCCCAGGCCGATCACATCCGCACGGAAATGGAGGCAAAAGCGCTGGCCGCGATTGCCCAGGGCGCGAGCGTCGAGCAGGTTATTCACGAACTGGCCTATAAACTGACCAACCGCCTTATTCATGCCCCTACCAAATCCCTCCAGCAGGCCGCTATTGACGGCGATGTGGAGCGGTTGCAAATTTTACGCGACAGCCTTGGGCTGGATCAGCATTAG
- the cybB gene encoding cytochrome b561, which translates to MENRYAPVQIRLHWWVFILLVITCATIELRTMAEIGTGPWYVLVVTHFSCGVVVFFLMIFRLILRHRYPTPAIVPPPPKWQAAAASTAHILIYLLLFTLPILGVYSRYIGGREWFLFGIPMPFAEPADRGAARAVIGWHKTLANLGYWLIGLHAAAALFHHYLVKDNTLLRMMPFRKRD; encoded by the coding sequence GTGGAAAACCGATATGCACCGGTACAGATTCGCCTGCATTGGTGGGTGTTTATCCTGCTAGTGATCACCTGCGCGACCATCGAATTGCGCACCATGGCAGAGATTGGCACCGGGCCATGGTATGTTTTGGTCGTCACCCATTTTAGCTGCGGGGTGGTGGTTTTCTTTCTGATGATCTTCCGTCTGATCCTGCGCCACCGTTATCCCACCCCGGCGATTGTCCCTCCTCCGCCGAAATGGCAAGCCGCCGCGGCCAGCACGGCCCATATTTTGATTTATCTGCTGTTGTTCACGCTGCCGATTTTGGGCGTCTATTCCCGTTATATCGGCGGCAGGGAATGGTTCCTGTTTGGTATCCCAATGCCGTTTGCCGAGCCGGCCGACAGGGGCGCTGCCCGTGCGGTTATCGGCTGGCATAAAACGCTGGCGAATCTGGGGTATTGGCTGATCGGCTTACATGCGGCGGCGGCCTTGTTCCACCACTATCTTGTCAAAGACAACACCTTGCTGCGCATGATGCCGTTTCGCAAGAGGGATTGA
- the lolB gene encoding lipoprotein insertase outer membrane protein LolB: MPIRKVNLLRLIPLASLVLAACTTTKPSGPATSPTSPQWRAHEQAVQQISQYQTRGAFAYLSDEKRQYARFFLQQFSPERYRLLLTTPVGSSVLELNVQQNVVQLTDSNGKRYVGDNAEEMIRKLSGMTIPLDNLRQWMLGLPGDATDFTLDSQYRLSKLTYRQGDQSWVVDYQDYNSEVQPSLPGRLELQQGNQRIKLKMDNWTLK; the protein is encoded by the coding sequence ATGCCAATTCGCAAAGTCAATTTGCTTCGCCTAATCCCGCTGGCCAGCCTGGTGCTGGCGGCCTGTACCACCACCAAACCCAGCGGGCCGGCGACCAGCCCTACCTCCCCGCAATGGCGCGCCCATGAGCAGGCGGTACAGCAAATCAGTCAATACCAAACTCGTGGTGCTTTCGCCTATCTTTCCGATGAAAAACGGCAGTACGCGCGCTTTTTCCTGCAGCAGTTCTCACCTGAGCGCTATCGCCTGCTGCTCACGACCCCGGTTGGCAGCAGCGTGCTGGAACTGAATGTGCAGCAAAACGTGGTGCAGCTCACCGACAGCAACGGCAAACGCTACGTGGGCGACAACGCCGAAGAGATGATCCGCAAACTTTCCGGTATGACGATCCCGCTGGACAACTTGCGCCAATGGATGCTGGGCTTGCCGGGCGACGCGACCGATTTCACGTTGGACAGCCAGTATCGGCTCAGCAAGCTGACCTACCGCCAGGGCGATCAAAGCTGGGTTGTGGACTATCAGGACTACAACTCCGAGGTTCAGCCCTCGCTGCCGGGCCGCCTGGAGCTGCAACAGGGGAACCAACGCATCAAGCTGAAAATGGATAACTGGACACTCAAATGA
- the ispE gene encoding 4-(cytidine 5'-diphospho)-2-C-methyl-D-erythritol kinase has protein sequence MIHRWPSPAKLNLFLYITGRRPDGYHLLQTLFQFLDYGDTLTIEPRADQQIRLLTPVVGVPDEQNLIVRAARLLQQHCREQAIATAACGADISIEKVLPMGGGLGGGSSNAATVLVALNALWQCGLSEDQLAQMGQALGADVPVFVRGHAAFAEGIGEQLQPAEPAEKWYLVAHPGVSIPTPVIFGDADLTRDTPARPLEALLQAPYANDCEPIARKRFREVEQLLSWLLQYAPSRLTGTGACVFAEFDTECAARKVLNQAPAWLRGFVARGVNISPLHRTLSGQR, from the coding sequence ATGATTCACCGCTGGCCTTCTCCGGCAAAATTAAACCTGTTTCTTTATATCACCGGCCGTCGCCCCGACGGTTATCACCTGTTGCAAACGCTGTTTCAGTTTCTGGACTACGGCGACACCCTGACCATCGAACCACGTGCCGATCAACAAATTCGTTTGCTCACGCCGGTTGTCGGCGTGCCGGATGAACAGAACCTGATTGTGCGTGCCGCCCGCCTGCTACAGCAACATTGCCGTGAACAGGCGATCGCCACCGCAGCGTGCGGCGCGGATATCAGCATTGAAAAAGTGCTGCCGATGGGCGGTGGCCTGGGCGGCGGCTCATCCAATGCGGCGACGGTGCTGGTGGCGCTCAACGCGCTGTGGCAATGTGGGTTGAGTGAGGATCAACTGGCGCAAATGGGGCAGGCGCTCGGTGCTGACGTGCCGGTCTTTGTGCGCGGCCATGCCGCCTTTGCCGAAGGCATTGGCGAGCAACTGCAGCCAGCCGAACCCGCGGAAAAATGGTATCTGGTCGCCCACCCTGGCGTCAGTATCCCCACGCCGGTTATCTTCGGCGACGCCGATTTAACCAGAGATACGCCGGCCCGGCCACTTGAGGCGTTATTGCAGGCTCCGTACGCAAATGATTGCGAACCGATCGCAAGAAAACGTTTTCGCGAGGTTGAACAGCTTCTTTCTTGGCTGTTACAATACGCGCCGTCGCGCCTGACGGGTACAGGCGCTTGTGTATTTGCCGAGTTCGATACCGAGTGCGCTGCCCGTAAGGTGTTAAATCAAGCCCCGGCGTGGTTGCGTGGTTTTGTAGCGCGTGGTGTCAACATTTCCCCGCTGCATCGCACCCTTTCCGGGCAACGATGA
- the prs gene encoding ribose-phosphate diphosphokinase, translating to MPDMKLFAGNAIPELAQRIANRLYTSLGDAAVGRFSDGEVSVQINENVRGGDIFIIQSTCAPTNDNLMELVVMVDALRRASAGRITAVIPYFGYARQDRRVRSARVPITAKVVADFLSSVGVDRVLTVDLHAEQIQGFFDVPVDNVFGSPILLEDMLQQDLENPIVVSPDIGGVVRARAIAKLLNDTDMAIIDKRRPRANVSQVMHIIGDVAGRDCVLVDDMIDTGGTLCKAAEALKDRGAKRVFAYATHPIFSGSAVDNIKNSVIDEVIVCDTIPLSPEIKALKNVRTLTLSGMLAEAIRRISNEESISAMFEH from the coding sequence GTGCCTGATATGAAGCTTTTTGCTGGTAACGCCATCCCCGAACTAGCACAACGTATTGCCAACCGTTTGTACACCAGCCTTGGTGACGCCGCTGTAGGTCGTTTTAGCGACGGCGAAGTGAGCGTGCAAATCAACGAAAACGTACGCGGCGGTGATATTTTCATCATCCAGTCCACCTGCGCACCCACCAATGACAACCTGATGGAGTTGGTTGTTATGGTCGATGCCCTGCGCCGCGCCTCCGCAGGGCGAATTACCGCCGTTATCCCTTACTTCGGCTACGCGCGCCAGGATCGCCGTGTGCGTTCGGCACGTGTGCCAATCACCGCCAAAGTGGTTGCCGATTTCCTCTCTAGCGTAGGCGTCGACCGTGTTCTGACGGTTGATCTGCACGCCGAGCAGATTCAAGGCTTCTTTGATGTGCCGGTCGATAACGTGTTTGGTAGCCCTATCCTGCTGGAAGACATGCTGCAACAGGATCTGGAAAACCCGATCGTGGTTTCACCGGATATCGGCGGGGTTGTGCGCGCCCGCGCTATCGCCAAACTGCTCAACGATACCGACATGGCCATCATCGATAAACGCCGCCCACGCGCAAACGTTTCTCAGGTGATGCACATTATTGGTGACGTTGCAGGCCGCGATTGCGTGCTGGTGGATGACATGATTGATACCGGCGGCACCCTGTGCAAAGCGGCCGAGGCGTTGAAAGATCGTGGCGCCAAACGCGTGTTTGCCTACGCAACGCACCCGATCTTCTCTGGCAGCGCCGTGGACAACATCAAAAACTCGGTGATTGATGAAGTGATTGTTTGTGACACCATTCCGCTGTCACCGGAAATCAAAGCGCTGAAAAACGTCCGTACCCTGACCCTCTCCGGCATGCTGGCTGAAGCTATCCGCCGCATCAGCAACGAAGAGTCAATTTCTGCCATGTTCGAGCATTAA
- the ychH gene encoding stress-induced protein YchH codes for MKRKNADRFGNILMGLGLVVMIGGVGYSIIAEVSQFNLPQFFSHGAVLSIFVGALLWLVGARVSGHERVADRYWWVKHFDKRCRDNQHRASH; via the coding sequence ATGAAACGTAAAAATGCAGACCGGTTTGGCAATATCCTCATGGGGCTTGGCCTGGTAGTGATGATTGGCGGCGTCGGGTATTCGATTATTGCCGAGGTCTCCCAATTCAATCTGCCGCAGTTTTTCTCACATGGCGCGGTTCTGAGTATTTTTGTTGGCGCCTTGCTGTGGTTGGTCGGCGCCAGGGTGAGTGGTCATGAACGGGTTGCCGATCGCTATTGGTGGGTCAAACACTTTGACAAACGCTGCCGGGATAACCAGCACCGCGCTTCGCATTAA
- the pth gene encoding aminoacyl-tRNA hydrolase has product MSSIKLIVGLANPGAEYAQTRHNAGAWYVDLLAGRHNQALKEESKFFGYTARLNLAGNDVRLLVPTTFMNLSGKAVAAMATFYRIAPDEILVAHDELDLPPGVAKLKLGGGNGGHNGLKDIQSKLGNNPNFYRLRIGIGHPGDRNKVVGFVLGKPPATEQALIDEAIDESLRCTELLLQEGMTKAMNRLHTFKAGS; this is encoded by the coding sequence GTGAGCAGTATCAAATTAATTGTCGGCCTGGCTAACCCAGGCGCTGAATATGCCCAAACGCGGCACAATGCCGGGGCGTGGTATGTTGATCTCCTGGCCGGGCGCCATAACCAGGCGCTGAAAGAAGAGAGCAAATTCTTCGGCTATACCGCCCGCCTGAACCTGGCCGGCAACGATGTGCGCCTGCTGGTGCCAACCACCTTCATGAACCTAAGCGGCAAGGCCGTCGCTGCGATGGCGACGTTTTACCGCATTGCGCCCGATGAAATCCTGGTGGCGCATGACGAACTGGACCTGCCGCCTGGCGTTGCCAAATTGAAACTGGGGGGCGGCAATGGCGGCCATAACGGCCTTAAAGATATCCAGAGCAAGCTGGGCAATAACCCCAATTTCTATCGTTTGCGGATCGGTATCGGCCACCCGGGCGACAGAAATAAAGTCGTGGGTTTTGTGCTGGGCAAACCGCCGGCAACCGAGCAGGCCCTCATCGATGAAGCGATTGATGAATCCTTGCGTTGTACCGAGCTGTTGTTGCAAGAAGGCATGACAAAAGCGATGAATCGCCTTCATACTTTCAAAGCCGGCAGCTAA